One part of the Primulina huaijiensis isolate GDHJ02 unplaced genomic scaffold, ASM1229523v2 scaffold43127, whole genome shotgun sequence genome encodes these proteins:
- the LOC140969945 gene encoding guanylate kinase 2-like isoform X1, with protein MGEAPAFFVDDLQANSPNGHLNWKDNETAVTIDDDRTYFIDATKNGASSAVGIRVFDRSMGEWLIPAVLGTKPELSKGHSAILVDEERILFIKGNSAYDDCFWFLEVNTPFVRDQKMRLGTEVVTWSKGVIGETEKPIVISGPSGVGKGTLISKLMEEFPSMFGFSVSHTTRAPRSHEQNGIHYHFTERSVMEKDIEDGKFLEFAAVHGNLYGTSVEAVEVVADEGKRCILDIDVQGARSVRASSLEAIFIFICPPSFEELEKRLRARETETEEQIQKRLRNAKLELEQRNSPGLFDYMLVNDNLDMCYKNLKKLLGLDSGIKTTKKPFSETILVPLQHKTSKVENKILITHAAPEQENSAVSTLVLDLSSIKGGAPGRTRGLNMNVLEPSKMA; from the exons ATG GGAGAGGCTCCAGCTTTCTTTGTAGACGATCTCCAGGCTAATTCCCCAAATGGACACTTAAATTGGAAGGACAATGAAACCGCAGTCACCATCGATGACGATAGAACT TATTTCATTGATGCGACTAAAAATGGAGCTTCTTCGGCTGTTGGAATTCGGGTTTTTGATAGATCTATGGGTGAATG GCTGATCCCCGCTGTTTTAGGGACAAAACCTGAGCTGTCTAAGGGTCACTCGGCTATTCTCGTGGATGAAGAGCGAATCTTGTTTATTAAGGGGAACTCCGCATATGATGATTGCTTTTGGTTTCTTGAG GTGAATACTCCTTTTGTAAGGGATCAGAAAATGAGATTAGGGACTGAAGTGGTTACCTGGAGTAAAGGAGTGATTGGAGAAACTGAAAAGCCAATTGTTATTAGTGGCCCTTCTGGTGTTGGTAAGGGTACCCTCATTTCCAAATTGATGGAAGAGTTCCCATCAATGTTCGGATTCTCTGTAAGCCACACAACTCGTGCTCCAAGGAGTCACGAGCAGAATGGCATTCATTACCATTTCACCGAGCGAAGTGTCATggagaaagatattgaagatggAAAATTTCTCGAGTTTGCAGCTGTCCATGGAAATCTCTATGGGACAAGTGTAGAAGCAGTTGAGGTGGTTGCGGACGAAGGAAAG AGATGTATCCTTGATATAGATGTTCAAGGGGCGAGGTCTGTGAGGGCCAGTTCTCTTGAGGCCATTTTTATCTTTATCTGTCCTCCATCATTCGAGGAGCTTGAGAAACGCCTTCGAGCAAG GGAGACTGAGACAGAGGAACAGATCCAGAAACGACTCCGAAATGCTAAATTGGAGCTTGAGCAGAGAAACTCGCCTGGTCTCTTTGACTATATGTTAGTTAATGATAACCTTGATATGTGTTACAAGAATCTTAAG AAACTTTTGGGTCTCGATAGTGGCATCAAGACCACCAAGAAACCAT TTTCTGAGACCATTCTTGTGCCACTACAACACAAGACATCAAAAGTAGAAAACAAGATCCTGATAACTCATGCTGCTCCCGAGCAAGAAAATTCAGCTGTTAGCAC GTTGGTGCTGGATTTATCATCAATCAAAGGTGGGGCACCTGGTCGGACAAGGGGCCTGAATATGAACGTGTTAGAACCATCCAAAATGGCGTAA
- the LOC140969945 gene encoding guanylate kinase 2-like isoform X2: MGEWLIPAVLGTKPELSKGHSAILVDEERILFIKGNSAYDDCFWFLEVNTPFVRDQKMRLGTEVVTWSKGVIGETEKPIVISGPSGVGKGTLISKLMEEFPSMFGFSVSHTTRAPRSHEQNGIHYHFTERSVMEKDIEDGKFLEFAAVHGNLYGTSVEAVEVVADEGKRCILDIDVQGARSVRASSLEAIFIFICPPSFEELEKRLRARETETEEQIQKRLRNAKLELEQRNSPGLFDYMLVNDNLDMCYKNLKKLLGLDSGIKTTKKPFSETILVPLQHKTSKVENKILITHAAPEQENSAVSTLVLDLSSIKGGAPGRTRGLNMNVLEPSKMA; the protein is encoded by the exons ATGGGTGAATG GCTGATCCCCGCTGTTTTAGGGACAAAACCTGAGCTGTCTAAGGGTCACTCGGCTATTCTCGTGGATGAAGAGCGAATCTTGTTTATTAAGGGGAACTCCGCATATGATGATTGCTTTTGGTTTCTTGAG GTGAATACTCCTTTTGTAAGGGATCAGAAAATGAGATTAGGGACTGAAGTGGTTACCTGGAGTAAAGGAGTGATTGGAGAAACTGAAAAGCCAATTGTTATTAGTGGCCCTTCTGGTGTTGGTAAGGGTACCCTCATTTCCAAATTGATGGAAGAGTTCCCATCAATGTTCGGATTCTCTGTAAGCCACACAACTCGTGCTCCAAGGAGTCACGAGCAGAATGGCATTCATTACCATTTCACCGAGCGAAGTGTCATggagaaagatattgaagatggAAAATTTCTCGAGTTTGCAGCTGTCCATGGAAATCTCTATGGGACAAGTGTAGAAGCAGTTGAGGTGGTTGCGGACGAAGGAAAG AGATGTATCCTTGATATAGATGTTCAAGGGGCGAGGTCTGTGAGGGCCAGTTCTCTTGAGGCCATTTTTATCTTTATCTGTCCTCCATCATTCGAGGAGCTTGAGAAACGCCTTCGAGCAAG GGAGACTGAGACAGAGGAACAGATCCAGAAACGACTCCGAAATGCTAAATTGGAGCTTGAGCAGAGAAACTCGCCTGGTCTCTTTGACTATATGTTAGTTAATGATAACCTTGATATGTGTTACAAGAATCTTAAG AAACTTTTGGGTCTCGATAGTGGCATCAAGACCACCAAGAAACCAT TTTCTGAGACCATTCTTGTGCCACTACAACACAAGACATCAAAAGTAGAAAACAAGATCCTGATAACTCATGCTGCTCCCGAGCAAGAAAATTCAGCTGTTAGCAC GTTGGTGCTGGATTTATCATCAATCAAAGGTGGGGCACCTGGTCGGACAAGGGGCCTGAATATGAACGTGTTAGAACCATCCAAAATGGCGTAA